The proteins below are encoded in one region of Desulfovermiculus halophilus DSM 18834:
- the rplP gene encoding 50S ribosomal protein L16: MLSPKKVKFRKQHRNFTNGSASRGTTVSFGEIGLKALEHGRISNKQIESARVAIMRHIRRGGKVYIRMFPDKPYTEKPAETRQGKGKGSPAGWVAPVRPGRVLYEITGVNLEQAREALVRAAHKLPIKTKIVFKES, translated from the coding sequence ATGCTTAGTCCCAAAAAAGTCAAGTTTAGGAAACAGCACCGTAATTTCACCAACGGGTCTGCATCGCGGGGAACAACGGTTTCTTTCGGAGAGATCGGACTGAAAGCCTTGGAGCACGGCCGGATTTCCAATAAGCAGATCGAATCCGCCCGGGTGGCCATCATGCGGCACATTCGCCGTGGCGGAAAGGTCTATATACGGATGTTTCCCGACAAGCCGTACACGGAAAAGCCGGCTGAGACCAGACAAGGGAAAGGAAAGGGCTCGCCTGCAGGCTGGGTTGCCCCAGTACGACCGGGCAGAGTGCTGTATGAAATTACCGGGGTGAACCTGGAGCAGGCCCGGGAGGCCTTGGTCCGGGCCGCACATAAGCTGCCGATCAAAACCAAAATCGTTTTCAAGGAGTCATGA
- the rpsC gene encoding 30S ribosomal protein S3 → MGQKVHPYGFRLGYNKNWQSRWFSSKSYPEFVFEDDKIRKYVKKKLYHSGIARLEIERAADRVRIIIYTARPGIVIGRKGAEIEKLKAELKKNFGREFVIEVNEVRRPETEAQLVAENVAMQLERRVAFRRAMKRTISLARKFGSEGIKISCAGRLGGADIARTEWFRDGRVPLHTLRADIDYGYAIAQTTYGVIGVKVWIFKGEILDEVSSNA, encoded by the coding sequence TTGGGTCAAAAAGTCCATCCCTACGGGTTTCGTTTAGGATATAATAAGAATTGGCAGTCCCGCTGGTTCAGCAGCAAGTCATATCCTGAATTCGTCTTTGAGGACGACAAGATACGCAAGTACGTGAAGAAAAAGCTGTATCATTCCGGGATAGCCAGGCTGGAAATAGAGCGGGCAGCAGACCGGGTGAGGATCATTATATATACCGCCAGGCCTGGAATCGTCATCGGCCGCAAAGGGGCAGAAATCGAAAAGCTCAAGGCTGAGCTGAAGAAAAATTTCGGACGTGAATTCGTCATTGAAGTCAATGAAGTACGACGTCCAGAGACCGAGGCTCAGCTGGTTGCCGAGAACGTTGCCATGCAGCTCGAGCGTCGGGTTGCATTCCGGCGGGCCATGAAACGGACAATAAGCTTAGCCCGGAAGTTCGGTTCTGAAGGGATCAAGATTTCATGTGCCGGGCGGCTCGGCGGAGCAGATATAGCCAGGACCGAATGGTTTCGGGACGGACGGGTGCCGTTGCATACTCTGCGCGCAGACATAGACTACGGATACGCAATTGCCCAGACAACCTACGGTGTTATCGGGGTCAAGGTGTGGATATTTAAAGGTGAGATTCTCGACGAGGTAAGTTCCAATGCTTAG
- the rplV gene encoding 50S ribosomal protein L22 encodes MEVKARARFIRVSPRKTRLVADNIRNQPVESALNILRYTGKKPAKALYKVLYSAVSNAESSSSLDVDSLYVKQIFIDEGPTWKRIKPRAMGRATRIRKRTSHITVIVDEL; translated from the coding sequence ATGGAAGTTAAAGCTCGAGCCCGATTCATCCGAGTATCACCGCGCAAAACTCGACTCGTAGCGGATAATATTCGCAATCAGCCGGTTGAAAGTGCCCTGAATATTTTGAGGTATACGGGCAAGAAGCCGGCCAAGGCCTTATACAAGGTGCTGTACTCGGCAGTGTCCAATGCAGAAAGCTCCTCGTCCCTGGATGTCGATTCATTGTACGTGAAGCAGATATTTATAGACGAAGGGCCAACCTGGAAACGGATCAAGCCTCGGGCAATGGGGCGCGCTACGAGGATCCGCAAGCGGACAAGCCATATCACAGTGATTGTCGACGAACTTTAG
- the rpsS gene encoding 30S ribosomal protein S19: MPRSLKKGPFVDDHVLKKVQAAQATKDRSVIKTWSRRSTVIPEMVGLTFAVHNGKKFIPVFVTENMVGHKLGEFAPTRTFHGHAGDRKSQAKGRKK, translated from the coding sequence ATGCCGCGGTCATTAAAAAAAGGCCCTTTTGTCGATGATCATGTGCTGAAAAAGGTGCAAGCTGCCCAGGCGACCAAGGATCGCAGCGTAATAAAGACATGGTCCAGGCGGTCAACGGTTATTCCAGAAATGGTTGGACTGACCTTTGCTGTGCATAACGGGAAGAAGTTCATTCCCGTATTCGTCACTGAGAATATGGTCGGGCACAAACTAGGCGAGTTTGCACCAACCCGCACATTTCATGGACATGCCGGGGATCGCAAAAGCCAAGCCAAGGGCCGTAAAAAGTAG
- the rplB gene encoding 50S ribosomal protein L2: MAVRNLKPTSPGRRAQTRSDFQEISTNRPEPSLTEGLARKSGRNNYGRMTSRRQGGGHKRRYRIIDFKRNKLDIPAKVASIEYDPNRSARIALVHYKDGEKRYILAPKGIRVGDSIMAGEQADITPGNALPCSRIPQGTVIHNLELYPGKGGQMCRSAGAYAQLVDKEGKYALVKLPSGEIRQILASCYATVGQVGNVEHESINIGKAGRNRYLNRRPKVRGVAMNPIDHPLGGGEGRSSGGRHPVTPWGKPTKGYKTRNPKKPSSRFIVRKRQRK; the protein is encoded by the coding sequence ATGGCTGTACGAAATCTCAAGCCGACGTCTCCCGGTCGCAGGGCACAGACGAGGTCCGATTTTCAAGAGATAAGCACCAACAGGCCGGAACCGTCATTGACCGAAGGTCTGGCCCGTAAGAGCGGCCGGAACAATTACGGACGGATGACCTCCAGACGGCAAGGCGGAGGGCACAAGCGCAGATACCGGATTATTGATTTCAAGCGGAACAAGCTGGATATTCCGGCCAAGGTCGCCAGCATCGAATATGATCCAAACCGGAGTGCGCGTATAGCCCTTGTCCATTACAAGGACGGAGAAAAACGCTATATTCTGGCCCCCAAGGGTATACGGGTCGGCGATTCGATCATGGCCGGGGAGCAAGCGGACATCACTCCCGGGAATGCCTTGCCCTGCTCCCGGATCCCCCAGGGAACAGTCATCCATAACCTGGAGCTGTATCCGGGAAAAGGCGGTCAGATGTGCCGCTCGGCCGGGGCCTACGCCCAGCTGGTGGACAAAGAAGGCAAGTATGCCCTGGTCAAGCTCCCGTCGGGTGAAATCCGGCAGATCCTGGCTTCGTGCTATGCGACCGTCGGCCAGGTGGGCAACGTGGAGCACGAAAGCATCAATATTGGAAAAGCTGGGCGAAATAGATACTTAAACCGGCGGCCCAAGGTGCGGGGGGTGGCAATGAATCCCATCGATCATCCCCTCGGCGGCGGAGAAGGCCGCAGTTCCGGCGGGCGGCATCCGGTAACCCCATGGGGTAAACCGACCAAGGGATACAAGACCCGGAATCCGAAAAAGCCTTCTTCCAGATTTATTGTCAGAAAGAGACAGCGAAAATAG
- the rplW gene encoding 50S ribosomal protein L23, translated as MDYTDILIQPIVTEKSTEMKDAHNQVTFLVSKSANKIEVKQAVEKAFDVSVDNVNISRQKPRLRKRFGRTMGTKPGYKKAIIRLAPGDKIEYFEGV; from the coding sequence ATGGATTACACCGACATACTCATACAGCCGATAGTGACTGAAAAGTCCACTGAGATGAAGGACGCTCATAATCAAGTGACCTTTTTAGTCAGCAAATCGGCGAACAAGATAGAGGTCAAGCAGGCGGTGGAAAAGGCGTTTGATGTTTCAGTGGATAACGTGAATATCTCCCGCCAGAAGCCGCGCCTGCGCAAAAGATTCGGAAGGACCATGGGAACCAAGCCTGGATACAAGAAAGCGATTATACGCTTGGCCCCAGGTGACAAAATTGAATATTTTGAAGGTGTCTAA
- the rplD gene encoding 50S ribosomal protein L4: MPVVNIIDKQNNPVGEITLPEEIFSVEVRPEILHQVVKAQLAAKRAGTVGVKNRSRIRGGGRKPWRQKGTGRARAGSVRSPLWAGGAVTHGPQMRDYSLKVNKKVKRLALRMALSAKLSEQALLVVDDMSMSTHKTKDFVQIQNALSLEKGLIVVPKKDNNLSLGSRNVPGIKVIDENQVGVYDILNSNKVVLTPQVVEHIQERLQ; the protein is encoded by the coding sequence ATGCCAGTTGTGAATATTATCGATAAACAGAACAATCCGGTTGGCGAGATCACGCTTCCGGAAGAGATATTCAGTGTCGAAGTCCGGCCCGAAATCCTGCATCAGGTGGTCAAGGCCCAGTTGGCTGCCAAAAGGGCTGGAACCGTTGGGGTCAAAAACCGTTCCCGGATTCGAGGCGGGGGGCGAAAGCCCTGGCGGCAAAAGGGCACAGGACGGGCCCGTGCCGGTAGCGTGCGCTCTCCGCTCTGGGCCGGGGGTGCAGTCACTCATGGGCCGCAAATGCGCGACTATTCTTTGAAGGTAAATAAAAAGGTCAAGCGCCTGGCTTTGCGGATGGCCTTGAGTGCCAAGCTGTCCGAACAGGCTTTGCTGGTTGTCGACGATATGAGTATGTCCACCCACAAGACCAAGGACTTCGTTCAGATCCAAAATGCACTGAGCCTGGAAAAGGGGTTGATTGTTGTGCCAAAAAAAGATAACAATCTCTCTCTTGGCTCAAGGAATGTGCCCGGAATCAAAGTGATCGATGAAAATCAGGTTGGGGTGTACGACATTCTGAACAGCAACAAGGTTGTTTTAACCCCCCAGGTGGTTGAGCATATTCAAGAAAGGTTGCAGTAG
- the rplC gene encoding 50S ribosomal protein L3: MNGLGLIGRKLGMTSIFTEDGKYVPVTVIEAGPCPVIQVKDQAKDGYAALQLGFEPVKSAKQTKALRGHQEKAGAGVYRHLIEFRPDAEHEYETGQTLDVHLFKIGERVKVSGQSKGRGFTGVMKRWNFRGLPATHGHHKVHRSPGAIGQCADPARVFKGKKMAGQMGNKQVTVSNAEVIDVREDENILLVKGQIPGHKNSVVMIRKQR, encoded by the coding sequence ATGAATGGGTTAGGACTCATTGGACGAAAGCTGGGCATGACCAGCATATTTACCGAAGACGGGAAGTACGTGCCGGTAACCGTGATTGAGGCCGGTCCCTGTCCTGTTATTCAGGTCAAGGACCAAGCAAAGGATGGATATGCTGCCCTGCAGCTCGGCTTTGAGCCCGTCAAATCCGCCAAGCAGACAAAGGCCCTCCGCGGGCATCAAGAGAAGGCGGGAGCCGGTGTCTACCGCCATTTGATAGAGTTTCGCCCTGATGCCGAACACGAGTATGAGACCGGGCAGACCCTTGATGTGCATCTCTTCAAGATTGGCGAGCGGGTCAAGGTCAGCGGCCAGTCCAAAGGACGGGGCTTCACCGGAGTCATGAAGCGGTGGAACTTCCGGGGACTCCCGGCTACCCATGGCCATCACAAAGTGCATCGCAGCCCCGGCGCTATCGGGCAATGCGCTGATCCGGCCCGGGTTTTCAAGGGCAAAAAGATGGCCGGGCAGATGGGTAACAAGCAGGTTACTGTTTCCAACGCCGAAGTCATTGATGTCCGGGAGGATGAAAATATACTGCTGGTCAAGGGACAAATCCCCGGCCACAAGAATTCCGTCGTCATGATCCGCAAGCAGCGCTAA
- the rpsJ gene encoding 30S ribosomal protein S10 → MVTMNSDRIRIKLKAYDYRILDKAVSEIVDSAHNTGASIAGPIPLPTRTHKVTVNRSVHVNKKSREQFEMRIHKRLLDLLEPTQQTVDALGKLSLPAGVDVEIKL, encoded by the coding sequence ATGGTGACAATGAACAGCGATCGAATCAGAATCAAGCTCAAGGCCTACGACTATCGCATTCTGGACAAGGCGGTATCAGAGATAGTCGACTCAGCACACAATACCGGTGCCAGCATAGCCGGACCTATTCCACTGCCGACGCGTACGCATAAGGTAACTGTCAACCGTTCCGTGCATGTGAACAAGAAATCGCGGGAACAGTTTGAAATGCGGATCCATAAGCGTCTGCTCGATCTGCTGGAGCCGACGCAGCAGACGGTTGACGCCCTGGGCAAGCTCAGTCTGCCTGCCGGTGTGGACGTGGAGATTAAGCTTTAA
- the tuf gene encoding elongation factor Tu has translation MAKEKYARSKPHVNIGTVGHIDHGKTTLTAAITKMLHMKNKSGSFIPFDQIDKAPEEKERGITIATAHVEYETDKRHYAHVDCPGHADYIKNMITGAAQMDGAILVVAATDGPMPQTREHILLARQVGVPSLVVYLNKVDLVDDPELLELVELEVRELLSEYDFPGDEVPVISGSALKALESDDPSSEDAKSIFELLDAIDDYVPEPQRDKDKPFLMPVEDVFSISGRGTVATGRVERGMIKVGEEIEVVGMTDTRKTVVTGVEMFRKTLDQGEAGDNVGILLRGVKRDEIERGQVLARPKSITPHRKFKAEVYVLKKEEGGRHTPFFSGYRPQFYFRTTDVTGVVTLAEGVEMVMPGDNATFDVELIVPIAMEHGLRFAIREGGRTVGAGVVSEIVE, from the coding sequence ATGGCCAAAGAGAAGTATGCCCGGAGTAAGCCGCACGTGAACATAGGGACCGTGGGCCATATAGACCACGGCAAGACGACGCTTACGGCAGCGATCACCAAGATGCTGCACATGAAGAACAAGAGCGGAAGCTTCATTCCCTTCGACCAGATCGACAAGGCTCCGGAGGAGAAGGAGCGGGGGATAACCATCGCCACGGCCCACGTGGAGTATGAGACCGACAAGCGGCACTACGCCCATGTGGATTGCCCGGGCCACGCCGACTACATCAAGAATATGATCACCGGTGCGGCCCAGATGGACGGAGCGATCCTGGTTGTGGCGGCAACGGACGGACCGATGCCCCAGACCCGGGAGCATATTCTGCTTGCCCGTCAGGTGGGGGTACCCAGCCTGGTGGTGTACCTGAACAAGGTTGACCTGGTTGACGATCCGGAGCTTCTGGAGCTTGTTGAGCTGGAGGTTCGGGAGCTGCTTTCGGAGTATGACTTCCCTGGCGACGAGGTGCCGGTGATATCCGGGAGCGCGCTGAAGGCCTTGGAGAGCGACGATCCGAGCAGCGAAGACGCCAAGTCGATCTTTGAGCTCTTGGATGCCATAGACGATTACGTGCCGGAGCCGCAGCGGGACAAGGACAAGCCGTTTTTGATGCCGGTTGAGGACGTGTTCAGCATTTCCGGCCGGGGTACGGTTGCCACCGGGCGCGTTGAGCGGGGCATGATCAAGGTCGGTGAAGAGATCGAGGTGGTCGGGATGACCGACACCCGGAAGACGGTGGTGACCGGAGTAGAGATGTTCCGCAAGACCCTTGACCAGGGTGAAGCCGGTGACAACGTGGGCATTCTGCTTCGGGGGGTGAAGCGGGACGAGATCGAGCGCGGCCAGGTGCTGGCCCGTCCGAAGTCGATCACCCCGCACCGGAAGTTCAAGGCCGAGGTGTATGTTCTGAAGAAGGAAGAGGGAGGACGGCACACCCCGTTTTTCTCCGGCTACCGTCCGCAGTTCTACTTCCGGACCACAGACGTGACCGGAGTGGTGACCTTGGCAGAGGGTGTAGAGATGGTCATGCCCGGGGATAATGCGACCTTTGACGTTGAACTGATCGTACCGATAGCGATGGAGCACGGTCTGCGCTTCGCCATCCGCGAAGGCGGGCGAACCGTTGGAGCCGGTGTGGTCTCTGAGATAGTGGAGTAG